The DNA region tgctactacttctgttattactactactactactactactactacttctgctgccactattactactattactactactactactactaataataataataataatgctgccactactactactactactactgctgccaccactactactactactactactgctactactactattactactactactgctgccactactactactactactactactactactactactactactactactactactactgctgccactactactactactactactgctgccactactactaatactactactgctgccaccactactactactactactactaattgttattactactactactactactactactacattttactactactactactactactactactactactactactactactactactactactactactactactactactactactactactactactacttttttttatttttttaaacgggcctccatctattagagttgcgttgtgagcggtatattctctcatatcctttcacaaagcaattcaatggccccaccccgccaatgactgtggccgacaaccatctttatttaatattacaaactttactaaacattttatttttaagataacagactactactactactgctactactactactactactactacattttttactactactactactactactactactactactactactactactactactactactactactactactactactactactactactactactactactactactactactacttttttttttcactactactacaacgggcctccatctattagagttgcgttgtgagcggtatattttctcatataatttcacaaagcaattcattggccccaccccgccaatgactgtggccgacaaccatctttatttaatattacaaactttactaaacattttatttttaagctaacagagcttgtggttgatacgactatcaaccaccgtcgcctcaaagtccaggtcagcaatgctactactactactactacatttttaactactactactactactactactactactactactactactactactactactactactactactactactactactactactactactactactactactactactactactactactactactactagtactactactactactactactactactactactactactactactactactactactacattttttactactactactactagtactactactactactactactactactactactactactactactactactactactactactactactactactactactactactactactactactaccattattattattattgcatttaacttttttttctctttctctctttcacacacacacacacacacacacacacacacacacacacacacacacacacacacacacactgtatagtGTAGCATTGggactctttttttttgtctcttctttttcccttgatCTGCTTACTCtgctgtaaagagagagagagagagagagagagagagagagagagagagagagagagagagagagagagagagagagagagagagagagagagagagagagtttttttaccttcttttgaTATCCTTCGCTGCCGGAAACGCCACATCACtaccacaagaacaacaagaacaccaacacctatcattgccgacacaacgatgatggtgatggtggttgtggtgatggtggttgtaggggtggtggtggtggttgtaggggtggtggtggtggttgtaggggtggtggtggtggtggtggtggtggtgatggggatgtagGTGCAGTTTATCCATGAGAGGCTTTGACTTTTGTATCCTTTAAAAGTGCATGGTCGATTCGGGTACTGTgatctccaccttgagggcccgtgagccTCAACAGTAACAGCCCGGTAATCAGGGAAGTAGCCTGTTCTGCGGCACCAAAGAGCACAATCACCAGCCCATACTGTAAACCAAAGACCATAGCCATTGTTGCTGCCATAGTTCCAAACACCTACCAACAACTTCCACCACTGTGCGTCCCCAGGGAAGCAAGTGGCGTCCAGCGTGAACGAGGCGTCACTCAGCCAgccatcgcccgccgccacgagcctGATGCCTTTGAACCCTAGATCGGGGTGCACGTATAAGGTGGTGCTCCAGATGCCCCTGTTATATTTCTCGGTGGTAAcgttcttccattcctcatcccaCGAGATGGTAATTTGGGCAGGGCAGTGTGGGTTCCGGTGTGGTCTGAAGGAATTTCCGGCCACAAGCAACGATGATTCAATAAACACCAAGATCAAGGGCAGCCTGGCCTTcatcgtggctcaccgtgtgtgtgtgtgtgtgtgtgtgtgtgtgtgtgtgtgtgtgtgtgtgtgtgtgtgtgtgtgtgcaggggaagaGTGTTGAGTCTTGAGTGTTGAGCTTCTAAAGACTGCTGAGGCGTTCACTCTCGTATCTTCGCAGCGACTCTTGGTCTCCCTTTTCTTGGAGACGCAATTCAGCGAGCAGCGACCACTCCCGGCAGGACGAGAGAGACACTGGGGAGAAATGGCTGTGCTTGTGATTATATACTGGGCGCTTTTTAGATAATTTTCCTACAGTTTCCAGATCTGGGACAGGATGTTTCGTGCGTGTCTTGCTGTGTACTACTTGACGCCTCGACACAACTTACTCCGGGCTCAAAGTACGACTGTTACTCAGCGCCACAGAGAACATCAACCGGGATCTCACGGGTGACTTTctctgttcaaggtgcagaagctgaGTAAAACTATCGCGaggatcacagaacagtccatgctGGAAAGTCTCAGCACCTTCcaatagaggcttttcaaacaggcgaagtgAGGCGCCGAGACGCTTGAAAATGCGGCTTTTTGTCTCCCTTGCAgccgacggaaggaagggaaatgatcagagaagaatggacacgaaaggaagggaaatgatcagagaagaatggacacgaaaggaagggaaatgatcagagaagaatggacacgaaaggaagggaaatgatcagagaagaatggacacgaaaggaaaggaaatgatcagagaagaatggacacgaaaggaagggaaatgataagagaagaatggacacgaaaggaagggaaatgatcagagaagaatggacacgaaaggaagggaaatgatcagagaagaatggacacgaaaggaagggaaatgatcagagaagaatggacacgaaaggaagggaaatgatcagagaagaatggacacgaaaggaagggaaatgatcagagaagaatggacacgaaaggaagggaaatgatcagagaaggatggacacgaaaggaagggaaatgattagagaaggatggacacgaaaggaagggaaatgattagagaaggatggacacgaaaggaagggaaatgataagagaagaatggacacgaaaggaagggaaatgatcagagaaggatggacacgaaaggaagggaaatgataagagaaggatggacacgaaaggaagggaaatgatcagagaagaatggacacgaaaggaagggaaatgatcagagaagaatggacacgaaaggaagggaaatgatcagagaaggatggacacgaaagggaagaaagaagaaaaggaatacaaaggtaaaaaaagaagaacaagggaccaagaacaacaacaataacaagattaaattaaagaagaagaataaaaggttaacaaaagaagggaaaaaatagaaaataccaaagagaagaaagaaagcagagagagagagagagagagagagagagagagagaagttaagaaaagaaggaCATATAGGAGATCATATAAGTCTGAGTGTATGTGATACGAAGTTACTctacgtcctcttcctcctacttctcctcctcctcctcctcctcctcctcctcctcctcctcctcctcctcctcctcctcttccgcctcttcctcctcctcctcctcctcctcctcctcctcctcctcttccgcctcttcctcctcctcttccttaatcaaTCGTATAATAATGGAATAGTGAAATTTGGATGTCACTTCCGGAGACTTTACTAACACTTGTCAAGCtaatcaatttctctctctctctctctctctctctctctctctctctctctctctctctctctctctctctctctctctctctctctctctctctctctctctactcctctccctccccctcccagcctccccctcctggccagtatgaggagtaggaggggaggaggaggaggaaaaggaggagaaggagatggaggagggggaggaagaggaagaggaagaggaggaggaggaggaggaggaggaggaggaggaggaggaggaggagaggaaatgagagaaaagaagagctgGAGACGCAGGAGTAGGGTGAAgatgagaacgaggagaaggaggaggaggaagatctttCTATAataaatcacgcttgttctcgtgctg from Eriocheir sinensis breed Jianghai 21 unplaced genomic scaffold, ASM2467909v1 Scaffold547, whole genome shotgun sequence includes:
- the LOC126993052 gene encoding uncharacterized protein LOC126993052 isoform X8, whose protein sequence is MKARLPLILVFIESSLLVAGNSFRPHRNPHCPAQITISWDEEWKNVTTEKYNRGIWSTTLYVHPDLGFKGIRLVAAGDGWLSDASFTLDATCFPGDAQWWKLLVGVWNYGSNNGYGLWFTVWAGDCALWCRRTGYFPDYRAVTVEAHGPSRWRSQYPNRPCTFKGYKSQSLSWINCTYIPITTTTTTTTTPTTTTTTPTTTTTTPTTTITTTTITIIVVSAMIGVGVLVVLVVVMWRFRQRRISKEDVRMRFQGETEVVENSLYETVENIRGTEVVENSLYETLDNTRRTEVVENSLYETLDNTRRTEVVENSLYETLDNTRRTEVVENSLYEPFENVRKPR
- the LOC126993052 gene encoding uncharacterized protein LOC126993052 isoform X3, with the protein product MKARLPLILVFIESSLLVAGNSFRPHRNPHCPAQITISWDEEWKNVTTEKYNRGIWSTTLYVHPDLGFKGIRLVAAGDGWLSDASFTLDATCFPGDAQWWKLLVGVWNYGSNNGYGLWFTVWAGDCALWCRRTGYFPDYRAVTVEAHGPSRWRSQYPNRPCTFKGYKSQSLSWINCTYIPITTTTTTTTTPTTTTTTPTTTTTTPTTTITTTTITIIVVSAMIGVGVLVVLVVVMWRFRQRRISKEDVRMRFQGETEVVENSLYEPLDNTRRTEVVENSLYETLDNTRRTEVVENSLYETLDNTRRTEVVENSLYETLDNTRRTEVVENSLYETLDNTRRTEVVENSLYEPFENVRKPR
- the LOC126993052 gene encoding uncharacterized protein LOC126993052 isoform X9; the protein is MKARLPLILVFIESSLLVAGNSFRPHRNPHCPAQITISWDEEWKNVTTEKYNRGIWSTTLYVHPDLGFKGIRLVAAGDGWLSDASFTLDATCFPGDAQWWKLLVGVWNYGSNNGYGLWFTVWAGDCALWCRRTGYFPDYRAVTVEAHGPSRWRSQYPNRPCTFKGYKSQSLSWINCTYIPITTTTTTTTTPTTTTTTPTTTTTTPTTTITTTTITIIVVSAMIGVGVLVVLVVVMWRFRQRRISKEDVRMRFQGETEVVENSLYETLDNTRRTEVVENSLYETLDNTRRTEVVENSLYETLDNTRRTEVVENSLYEPFENVRKPR
- the LOC126993052 gene encoding uncharacterized protein LOC126993052 isoform X2 produces the protein MKARLPLILVFIESSLLVAGNSFRPHRNPHCPAQITISWDEEWKNVTTEKYNRGIWSTTLYVHPDLGFKGIRLVAAGDGWLSDASFTLDATCFPGDAQWWKLLVGVWNYGSNNGYGLWFTVWAGDCALWCRRTGYFPDYRAVTVEAHGPSRWRSQYPNRPCTFKGYKSQSLSWINCTYIPITTTTTTTTTPTTTTTTPTTTTTTPTTTITTTTITIIVVSAMIGVGVLVVLVVVMWRFRQRRISKEDVRMRFQGETEVVENSLYETVENIRGTEVVENSLYETLDNTRRTEVVENSLYETLDNTRRTEVVENSLYETLDNTRRTEVVENSLYETLDNTRRTEVVENSLYETLDNTRRTEVVENSLYEPFENVRKPR
- the LOC126993052 gene encoding uncharacterized protein LOC126993052 isoform X4, whose product is MKARLPLILVFIESSLLVAGNSFRPHRNPHCPAQITISWDEEWKNVTTEKYNRGIWSTTLYVHPDLGFKGIRLVAAGDGWLSDASFTLDATCFPGDAQWWKLLVGVWNYGSNNGYGLWFTVWAGDCALWCRRTGYFPDYRAVTVEAHGPSRWRSQYPNRPCTFKGYKSQSLSWINCTYIPITTTTTTTTTPTTTTTTPTTTTTTPTTTITTTTITIIVVSAMIGVGVLVVLVVVMWRFRQRRISKEDVRMRFQGETEVVENSLYETLDNTRRTEVVENSLYETLDNTRRTEVVENSLYETLDNTRRTEVVENSLYETLDNTRRTEVVENSLYETLDNTRRTEVVENSLYEPFENVRKPR
- the LOC126993052 gene encoding uncharacterized protein LOC126993052 isoform X11; amino-acid sequence: MKARLPLILVFIESSLLVAGNSFRPHRNPHCPAQITISWDEEWKNVTTEKYNRGIWSTTLYVHPDLGFKGIRLVAAGDGWLSDASFTLDATCFPGDAQWWKLLVGVWNYGSNNGYGLWFTVWAGDCALWCRRTGYFPDYRAVTVEAHGPSRWRSQYPNRPCTFKGYKSQSLSWINCTYIPITTTTTTTTTPTTTTTTPTTTTTTPTTTITTTTITIIVVSAMIGVGVLVVLVVVMWRFRQRRISKEDVRMRFQGETEVVENSLYETLDNTRRTEVVENSLYETLDNTRRTEVVENSLYEPFENVRKPR
- the LOC126993052 gene encoding uncharacterized protein LOC126993052 isoform X7, which gives rise to MKARLPLILVFIESSLLVAGNSFRPHRNPHCPAQITISWDEEWKNVTTEKYNRGIWSTTLYVHPDLGFKGIRLVAAGDGWLSDASFTLDATCFPGDAQWWKLLVGVWNYGSNNGYGLWFTVWAGDCALWCRRTGYFPDYRAVTVEAHGPSRWRSQYPNRPCTFKGYKSQSLSWINCTYIPITTTTTTTTTPTTTTTTPTTTTTTPTTTITTTTITIIVVSAMIGVGVLVVLVVVMWRFRQRRISKEDVRMRFQGETEVVENSLYETLDNTRRTEVVENSLYETLDNTRRTEVVENSLYETLDNTRRTEVVENSLYETLDNTRRTEVVENSLYEPFENVRKPR
- the LOC126993052 gene encoding uncharacterized protein LOC126993052 isoform X12, translated to MKARLPLILVFIESSLLVAGNSFRPHRNPHCPAQITISWDEEWKNVTTEKYNRGIWSTTLYVHPDLGFKGIRLVAAGDGWLSDASFTLDATCFPGDAQWWKLLVGVWNYGSNNGYGLWFTVWAGDCALWCRRTGYFPDYRAVTVEAHGPSRWRSQYPNRPCTFKGYKSQSLSWINCTYIPITTTTTTTTTPTTTTTTPTTTTTTPTTTITTTTITIIVVSAMIGVGVLVVLVVVMWRFRQRRISKEDVRMRFQGETEVVENSLYETLDNTRRTEVVENSLYEPFENVRKPR
- the LOC126993052 gene encoding uncharacterized protein LOC126993052 isoform X10, which gives rise to MKARLPLILVFIESSLLVAGNSFRPHRNPHCPAQITISWDEEWKNVTTEKYNRGIWSTTLYVHPDLGFKGIRLVAAGDGWLSDASFTLDATCFPGDAQWWKLLVGVWNYGSNNGYGLWFTVWAGDCALWCRRTGYFPDYRAVTVEAHGPSRWRSQYPNRPCTFKGYKSQSLSWINCTYIPITTTTTTTTTPTTTTTTPTTTTTTPTTTITTTTITIIVVSAMIGVGVLVVLVVVMWRFRQRRISKEDVRMRFQGETEVVENSLYETVENIRGTEVVENSLYETLDNTRRTEVVENSLYEPLDNTRRTEVVENSLYEPFENVRKPR
- the LOC126993052 gene encoding uncharacterized protein LOC126993052 isoform X5 translates to MKARLPLILVFIESSLLVAGNSFRPHRNPHCPAQITISWDEEWKNVTTEKYNRGIWSTTLYVHPDLGFKGIRLVAAGDGWLSDASFTLDATCFPGDAQWWKLLVGVWNYGSNNGYGLWFTVWAGDCALWCRRTGYFPDYRAVTVEAHGPSRWRSQYPNRPCTFKGYKSQSLSWINCTYIPITTTTTTTTTPTTTTTTPTTTTTTPTTTITTTTITIIVVSAMIGVGVLVVLVVVMWRFRQRRISKEDVRMRFQGETEVVENSLYETVENIRGTEVVENSLYETLDNTRRTEVVENSLYETLDNTRRTEVVENSLYETLDNTRRTEVVENSLYETLDNTRRTEVVENSLYEPFENVRKPR